In Musa acuminata AAA Group cultivar baxijiao chromosome BXJ3-9, Cavendish_Baxijiao_AAA, whole genome shotgun sequence, a single genomic region encodes these proteins:
- the LOC135649851 gene encoding ABC transporter B family member 4-like isoform X4 has translation MVPKGGMKISNSTDASSHEQEENNDFQSKSKQQDLKKRNNSMPYHKLFSLADTADLALMVVGTIAAISDGVSLPLTTVLFGDMINTFGKTRDINYIVHEVSKVALKFVYLGIANGIASFLQVACWTITGERQAAQIRNLYLKAILRQDIAFFDKEANTGEVIAKISGDTFLIQDAMGEKAGKFIQLVSSFVGGFIVAFVQGWQLTLVMLSTIPPMVLAAAVMATVLTKMAARGQTAYSEAAATVEQTIGSIRTVVSFTGEEHAIKKYNKSLKSAYKASVLEGLSAGVGLGATFGIVFFGYGLGIWFGSKMILKKNYTGGDVINVIFAVITGSMSLGQASPCTSAFAAGQVAAFKMFETINRKPEIDAYDTTGTTLDDIRGDIELKDVYFSYPARPHEQILKGLSLFVQGGTSVALVGESGSGKSTIISLLERFYDPQAGEILIDGINLKEFKLRWIRGKIGLVSQEPVLLASTIRENIAYGKDDATIDEIKAAADLASASKFIDKLPQGLDTLVGEHGIQLSGGQKQRVAIARAVLKDPRILLLDEATSALDAESESILQEALDHAMKNRTTVIVAHRLTTVRNANMITVVHQGSIAEKGSHDELIKIPNGAYYQLVRLQEVKQDSDQHTPVDQDNIYATIGQQLIQTSSQLSTNRWSSVGSDSFHPLSESFRVPVGLLEAPMETSQCEGSLEKIQVPVSRLASLNKPEIPLLLLGTIAAIISGILLPIFGALLSSIIRTLYEPPTKLRKDSKFWTLMLTFLGLATLLSIPARAYLFAIAGSKLIERIRAMSFDKIVHMEVGWFDKLENSSGAIGARLSADAATVRTLVGDTLALAVQNAATLVAGLAIAFSACWQLALIILALAPLVGLNGWIQLKFMKGLNADAKMMFEEASQVASDAIRNIRTVSSFTAEEKVIELYRRKYKGPMNSIIKQGLIGGLGFGLSNILLFCVYATGFYAGARLVKDGETTFANVFRVFFALNFAAVGITQYSSLAPDSAKAKSATASVFAILDRKSKIDSSDDSGTTLDLVEGNIVFDHVSFRYPTRPDVQIFHDLCFAVQSGKVIYC, from the exons ATGGTACCAAAAGGAGGGATGAAAATATCTAATTCAACTGATGCAAGCTCCCATGAACAAGAGGAGAACAATGATTTTCAGAGCAAAAGTAAACAGCAAGACCTGAAGAAGAGGAATAATAGCATGCCTTATCACAAGCTTTTTTCCTTGGCTGACACAGCAGATCTTGCTTTAATGGTTGTGGGCACAATTGCAGCTATTTCTGATGGGGTCTCATTACCTTTGACAACAGTTCTTTTTGGAGATATGATCAACACTTTTGGGAAAACTAGAGACATAAACTATATTGTTCATGAGGTTTCTAAG GTCGCTCTGAAGTTTGTATATTTAGGCATCGCAAATGGCATAGCTTCATTCCTTC AGGTGGCTTGCTGGACGATTACTGGGGAAAGACAAGCTGCACAGATTAGAAACCTGTACTTGAAAGCCATACTTAGACAAGATATTGCATTCTTTGACAAGGAAGCTAACACAGGAGAGGTTATTGCAAAGATATCAGGTGACACTTTTCTAATTCAGGATGCCATGGGTGAAAAG GCTGGAAAATTCATTCAATTGGTATCGTCATTCGTAGGAGGGTTTATAGTAGCATTTGTCCAGGGATGGCAACTTACACTTGTTATGTTGTCCACCATTCCTCCTATGGTGCTTGCTGCTGCAGTCATGGCCACTGTGTTGACCAAGATGGCAGCCCGTGGGCAGACAGCTTATTCAGAAGCAGCAGCCACTGTTGAACAAACAATTGGCTCAATTCGGACA GTTGTATCTTTTACCGGAGAGGAACATGCtataaagaaatacaacaaaagtCTTAAGAGCGCTTACAAGGCCAGTGTTCTGGAAGGCTTGTCTGCAGGAGTAGGCTTGGGTGCAACTTTTGGTATTGTGTTCTTTGGCTATGGTTTAGGAATATGGTTTGGATCTAAAATGATATTGAAGAAAAACTACACTGGTGGAGATGTCATCAATGTGATTTTTGCAGTCATTACAGGCTCCAT GTCCCTAGGCCAGGCCTCCCCATGTACAAGTGCTTTTGCAGCAGGACAAGTGGCAGCTTTCAAGATGTTTGAGACAATCAACAGGAAGCCTGAGATAGATGCTTATGATACCACTGGAACAACTTTGGATGACATTCGTGGAGATATTGAATTAAAGGATGTGTACTTTAGCTATCCAGCTAGACCTCATGAGCAAATACTCAAAGGGTTATCTTTGTTCGTTCAAGGTGGAACATCTGTTGCCTTGGTTGGAGAAAGTGGAAGTGGAAAGTCAACTATCATCAGTCTATTAGAGAGATTTTACGATCCACAAGCTGGTGAGATTCTTATAGATGGAATAAATCTGAAGGAATTCAAGCTGAGATGGATCAGAGGGAAAATTGGACTTGTTAGCCAGGAACCAGTCCTCTTGGCATCTACGATAAGGGAAAACATTGCTTATGGAAAGGATGATGCTACCATTGATGAAATTAAAGCTGCTGCTGATCTAGCCAGTGCTTCCAAATTTATTGATAAATTGCCTCAG GGTCTTGACACCTTGGTTGGAGAGCATGGAATTCAGCTCTCTGGGGGTCAGAAACAAAGAGTTGCAATAGCTAGAGCTGTTCTCAAGGACCCAAGAATCCTACTGCTAGATGAAGCCACCAGCGCTCTTGATGCAGAGTCTGAAAGTATTTTGCAGGAGGCACTTGACCACGCCATGAAAAACAGAACCACTGTTATTGTTGCTCATCGGTTGACAACAGTGAGGAATGCAAATATGATCACTGTAGTTCATCAAGGCTCAatagctgaaaaag GATCCCATGATGAGCTCATTAAGATTCCAAATGGAGCTTATTACCAACTTGTAAGGTTACAGGAAGTGAAACAAGATTCTGATCAACATACTCCAGTTGACCAGGACAACATTTATGCAACTATTGGCCAACAGTTGATTCAAACATCTTCCCAGCTATCAACCAATAGATGGTCATCTGTTGGAAGTGACAGTTTTCACCCATTATCAGAATCTTTTAGGGTGCCTGTTGGACTATTAGAAGCTCCCATGGAGACTTCGCAGTGTGAAGGGTCATTAGAGAAAATTCAAGTACCTGTTAGCCGCCTTGCATCTCTAAATAAACCGGAGATTCCTTTGTTACTATTAGGTACAATTGCTGCTATAATCAGTGGAATATTGCTGCCTATTTTTGGAGCTCTCTTGTCAAGTATAATACGTACCTTGTATGAGCCACCAACAAAGCTTCGTAAGGATTCAAAATTTTGGACATTGATGTTGACTTTCCTTGGTTTGGCAACCTTGCTGTCGATTCCAGCAAGAGCTTATTTGTTTGCTATTGCTGGGTCCAAGTTAATAGAAAGAATCAGAGCAATGTCATTTGACAAAATTGTTCATATGGAGGTTGGGTGGTTTGACAAACTTGAAAACTCAAGTGGAGCAATTGGAGCAAGGCTTTCAGCAGATGCAGCAACAGTGAGGACTCTTGTTGGTGATACATTGGCACTTGCTGTTCAGAATGCTGCAACATTAGTTGCAGGTTTGGCAATTGCCTTTTCTGCATGTTGGCAGCTGGCTCTAATAATACTGGCATTGGCACCTTTGGTAGGTCTAAATGGATGGATTCAATTAAAATTCATGAAGGGATTGAATGCAGATGCAAAG ATGATGTTTGAGGAGGCAAGTCAGGTTGCCAGTGATGCAATTAGAAATATAAGAACAGTTTCCTCTTTCACTGCTGAAGAGAAGGTGATAGAACTTTATAGGAGGAAATATAAAGGTCCTATGAATTCTATCATAAAGCAAGGATTGATTGGTGGACTTGGTTTTGGTCTCTCCAACATCTTGCTGTTTTGTGTATATGCAACTGGCTTCTATGCTGGAGCTAGGCTTGTAAAGGATGGCGAGACTACATTCGCAAATGTTTTTCGT GTCTTCTTTGCTCTCAACTTTGCGGCAGTAGGAATTACCCAGTATAGCTCCCTAGCACCTGATTCTGCAAAAGCAAAATCTGCTACAGCTTCAGTATTTGCAATACTTGATCGCAAGTCCAAGATTGACTCCAGTGATGATTCTGGCACAACATTAGATTTAGTGGAGGGAAATATTGTATTTGATCATGTCAGCTTCAGATACCCCACAAGGCCTGATGTCCAGATCTTTCATGACTTATGCTTTGCTGTTCAGTCAGGAAAG GTCATATATTGCTAG
- the LOC135649851 gene encoding ABC transporter B family member 4-like isoform X1: MVPKGGMKISNSTDASSHEQEENNDFQSKSKQQDLKKRNNSMPYHKLFSLADTADLALMVVGTIAAISDGVSLPLTTVLFGDMINTFGKTRDINYIVHEVSKVALKFVYLGIANGIASFLQVACWTITGERQAAQIRNLYLKAILRQDIAFFDKEANTGEVIAKISGDTFLIQDAMGEKAGKFIQLVSSFVGGFIVAFVQGWQLTLVMLSTIPPMVLAAAVMATVLTKMAARGQTAYSEAAATVEQTIGSIRTVVSFTGEEHAIKKYNKSLKSAYKASVLEGLSAGVGLGATFGIVFFGYGLGIWFGSKMILKKNYTGGDVINVIFAVITGSMSLGQASPCTSAFAAGQVAAFKMFETINRKPEIDAYDTTGTTLDDIRGDIELKDVYFSYPARPHEQILKGLSLFVQGGTSVALVGESGSGKSTIISLLERFYDPQAGEILIDGINLKEFKLRWIRGKIGLVSQEPVLLASTIRENIAYGKDDATIDEIKAAADLASASKFIDKLPQGLDTLVGEHGIQLSGGQKQRVAIARAVLKDPRILLLDEATSALDAESESILQEALDHAMKNRTTVIVAHRLTTVRNANMITVVHQGSIAEKGSHDELIKIPNGAYYQLVRLQEVKQDSDQHTPVDQDNIYATIGQQLIQTSSQLSTNRWSSVGSDSFHPLSESFRVPVGLLEAPMETSQCEGSLEKIQVPVSRLASLNKPEIPLLLLGTIAAIISGILLPIFGALLSSIIRTLYEPPTKLRKDSKFWTLMLTFLGLATLLSIPARAYLFAIAGSKLIERIRAMSFDKIVHMEVGWFDKLENSSGAIGARLSADAATVRTLVGDTLALAVQNAATLVAGLAIAFSACWQLALIILALAPLVGLNGWIQLKFMKGLNADAKMMFEEASQVASDAIRNIRTVSSFTAEEKVIELYRRKYKGPMNSIIKQGLIGGLGFGLSNILLFCVYATGFYAGARLVKDGETTFANVFRVFFALNFAAVGITQYSSLAPDSAKAKSATASVFAILDRKSKIDSSDDSGTTLDLVEGNIVFDHVSFRYPTRPDVQIFHDLCFAVQSGKTVAIVGESGSGKSTLLSLLQRFYDLDSGHILLDGVEIQKLKLRWLRQQMGLVSQEPVLFNDTVRANIAYGKGGDATESEILAAAESANAHQFISGLQQGYDTLVGERGAQLSGGQKQRLAIARAIIKDPKILLFDEATSALDTDSERAVQEALERVMINRTTIVVAHRLSTIKGADMIAVLQDGTIVEKGKHEDLINIKDGFYATLVAFQSA; this comes from the exons ATGGTACCAAAAGGAGGGATGAAAATATCTAATTCAACTGATGCAAGCTCCCATGAACAAGAGGAGAACAATGATTTTCAGAGCAAAAGTAAACAGCAAGACCTGAAGAAGAGGAATAATAGCATGCCTTATCACAAGCTTTTTTCCTTGGCTGACACAGCAGATCTTGCTTTAATGGTTGTGGGCACAATTGCAGCTATTTCTGATGGGGTCTCATTACCTTTGACAACAGTTCTTTTTGGAGATATGATCAACACTTTTGGGAAAACTAGAGACATAAACTATATTGTTCATGAGGTTTCTAAG GTCGCTCTGAAGTTTGTATATTTAGGCATCGCAAATGGCATAGCTTCATTCCTTC AGGTGGCTTGCTGGACGATTACTGGGGAAAGACAAGCTGCACAGATTAGAAACCTGTACTTGAAAGCCATACTTAGACAAGATATTGCATTCTTTGACAAGGAAGCTAACACAGGAGAGGTTATTGCAAAGATATCAGGTGACACTTTTCTAATTCAGGATGCCATGGGTGAAAAG GCTGGAAAATTCATTCAATTGGTATCGTCATTCGTAGGAGGGTTTATAGTAGCATTTGTCCAGGGATGGCAACTTACACTTGTTATGTTGTCCACCATTCCTCCTATGGTGCTTGCTGCTGCAGTCATGGCCACTGTGTTGACCAAGATGGCAGCCCGTGGGCAGACAGCTTATTCAGAAGCAGCAGCCACTGTTGAACAAACAATTGGCTCAATTCGGACA GTTGTATCTTTTACCGGAGAGGAACATGCtataaagaaatacaacaaaagtCTTAAGAGCGCTTACAAGGCCAGTGTTCTGGAAGGCTTGTCTGCAGGAGTAGGCTTGGGTGCAACTTTTGGTATTGTGTTCTTTGGCTATGGTTTAGGAATATGGTTTGGATCTAAAATGATATTGAAGAAAAACTACACTGGTGGAGATGTCATCAATGTGATTTTTGCAGTCATTACAGGCTCCAT GTCCCTAGGCCAGGCCTCCCCATGTACAAGTGCTTTTGCAGCAGGACAAGTGGCAGCTTTCAAGATGTTTGAGACAATCAACAGGAAGCCTGAGATAGATGCTTATGATACCACTGGAACAACTTTGGATGACATTCGTGGAGATATTGAATTAAAGGATGTGTACTTTAGCTATCCAGCTAGACCTCATGAGCAAATACTCAAAGGGTTATCTTTGTTCGTTCAAGGTGGAACATCTGTTGCCTTGGTTGGAGAAAGTGGAAGTGGAAAGTCAACTATCATCAGTCTATTAGAGAGATTTTACGATCCACAAGCTGGTGAGATTCTTATAGATGGAATAAATCTGAAGGAATTCAAGCTGAGATGGATCAGAGGGAAAATTGGACTTGTTAGCCAGGAACCAGTCCTCTTGGCATCTACGATAAGGGAAAACATTGCTTATGGAAAGGATGATGCTACCATTGATGAAATTAAAGCTGCTGCTGATCTAGCCAGTGCTTCCAAATTTATTGATAAATTGCCTCAG GGTCTTGACACCTTGGTTGGAGAGCATGGAATTCAGCTCTCTGGGGGTCAGAAACAAAGAGTTGCAATAGCTAGAGCTGTTCTCAAGGACCCAAGAATCCTACTGCTAGATGAAGCCACCAGCGCTCTTGATGCAGAGTCTGAAAGTATTTTGCAGGAGGCACTTGACCACGCCATGAAAAACAGAACCACTGTTATTGTTGCTCATCGGTTGACAACAGTGAGGAATGCAAATATGATCACTGTAGTTCATCAAGGCTCAatagctgaaaaag GATCCCATGATGAGCTCATTAAGATTCCAAATGGAGCTTATTACCAACTTGTAAGGTTACAGGAAGTGAAACAAGATTCTGATCAACATACTCCAGTTGACCAGGACAACATTTATGCAACTATTGGCCAACAGTTGATTCAAACATCTTCCCAGCTATCAACCAATAGATGGTCATCTGTTGGAAGTGACAGTTTTCACCCATTATCAGAATCTTTTAGGGTGCCTGTTGGACTATTAGAAGCTCCCATGGAGACTTCGCAGTGTGAAGGGTCATTAGAGAAAATTCAAGTACCTGTTAGCCGCCTTGCATCTCTAAATAAACCGGAGATTCCTTTGTTACTATTAGGTACAATTGCTGCTATAATCAGTGGAATATTGCTGCCTATTTTTGGAGCTCTCTTGTCAAGTATAATACGTACCTTGTATGAGCCACCAACAAAGCTTCGTAAGGATTCAAAATTTTGGACATTGATGTTGACTTTCCTTGGTTTGGCAACCTTGCTGTCGATTCCAGCAAGAGCTTATTTGTTTGCTATTGCTGGGTCCAAGTTAATAGAAAGAATCAGAGCAATGTCATTTGACAAAATTGTTCATATGGAGGTTGGGTGGTTTGACAAACTTGAAAACTCAAGTGGAGCAATTGGAGCAAGGCTTTCAGCAGATGCAGCAACAGTGAGGACTCTTGTTGGTGATACATTGGCACTTGCTGTTCAGAATGCTGCAACATTAGTTGCAGGTTTGGCAATTGCCTTTTCTGCATGTTGGCAGCTGGCTCTAATAATACTGGCATTGGCACCTTTGGTAGGTCTAAATGGATGGATTCAATTAAAATTCATGAAGGGATTGAATGCAGATGCAAAG ATGATGTTTGAGGAGGCAAGTCAGGTTGCCAGTGATGCAATTAGAAATATAAGAACAGTTTCCTCTTTCACTGCTGAAGAGAAGGTGATAGAACTTTATAGGAGGAAATATAAAGGTCCTATGAATTCTATCATAAAGCAAGGATTGATTGGTGGACTTGGTTTTGGTCTCTCCAACATCTTGCTGTTTTGTGTATATGCAACTGGCTTCTATGCTGGAGCTAGGCTTGTAAAGGATGGCGAGACTACATTCGCAAATGTTTTTCGT GTCTTCTTTGCTCTCAACTTTGCGGCAGTAGGAATTACCCAGTATAGCTCCCTAGCACCTGATTCTGCAAAAGCAAAATCTGCTACAGCTTCAGTATTTGCAATACTTGATCGCAAGTCCAAGATTGACTCCAGTGATGATTCTGGCACAACATTAGATTTAGTGGAGGGAAATATTGTATTTGATCATGTCAGCTTCAGATACCCCACAAGGCCTGATGTCCAGATCTTTCATGACTTATGCTTTGCTGTTCAGTCAGGAAAG ACTGTTGCTATTGTTGGCGAAAGTGGAAGTGGGAAATCCACCTTGCTCTCACTGCTCCAGAGATTTTATGACCTTGACTCAGGTCATATATTGCTAGATGGAGTAGAGATACAAAAACTGAAGCTCAGGTGGCTGAGACAACAAATGGGTTTGGTTAGTCAAGAGCCTGTATTGTTCAATGATACTGTTCGGGCCAACATTGCATATGGAAAAGGAGGAGACGCCACCGAGTCAGAGATATTAGCTGCTGCTGAGTCCGCGAATGCGCACCAGTTCATAAGTGGATTGCAGCAG GGCTACGACACTTTAGTTGGGGAACGTGGTGCCCAATTATCAGGTGGCCAGAAGCAACGATTGGCGATAGCACGTGCCATTATAAAGGACCCAAAGATCCTGCTGTTCGATGAGGCTACCAGTGCACTCGACACGGACTCTGAGCGTGCAGTTCAAGAGGCACTTGAAAGGGTGATGATCAACCGCACCACAATCGTAGTTGCACATAGATTGTCAACCATTAAAGGTGCCGATATGATTGCAGTACTCCAAGATGGCACGATCGTGGAGAAGGGCAAACATGAAGATCTGATCAACATTAAGGATGGGTTTTATGCAACCCTAGTAGCATTTCAGTCAGCGTAG
- the LOC135649851 gene encoding ABC transporter B family member 21-like isoform X2: MVPKGGMKISNSTDASSHEQEENNDFQSKSKQQDLKKRNNSMPYHKLFSLADTADLALMVVGTIAAISDGVSLPLTTVLFGDMINTFGKTRDINYIVHEVSKVALKFVYLGIANGIASFLQVACWTITGERQAAQIRNLYLKAILRQDIAFFDKEANTGEVIAKISGDTFLIQDAMGEKAGKFIQLVSSFVGGFIVAFVQGWQLTLVMLSTIPPMVLAAAVMATVLTKMAARGQTAYSEAAATVEQTIGSIRTVVSFTGEEHAIKKYNKSLKSAYKASVLEGLSAGVGLGATFGIVFFGYGLGIWFGSKMILKKNYTGGDVINVIFAVITGSMSLGQASPCTSAFAAGQVAAFKMFETINRKPEIDAYDTTGTTLDDIRGDIELKDVYFSYPARPHEQILKGLSLFVQGGTSVALVGESGSGKSTIISLLERFYDPQAGEILIDGINLKEFKLRWIRGKIGLVSQEPVLLASTIRENIAYGKDDATIDEIKAAADLASASKFIDKLPQGLDTLVGEHGIQLSGGQKQRVAIARAVLKDPRILLLDEATSALDAESESILQEALDHAMKNRTTVIVAHRLTTVRNANMITVVHQGSIAEKGSHDELIKIPNGAYYQLVRLQEVKQDSDQHTPVDQDNIYATIGQQLIQTSSQLSTNRWSSVGSDSFHPLSESFRVPVGLLEAPMETSQCEGSLEKIQVPVSRLASLNKPEIPLLLLGTIAAIISGILLPIFGALLSSIIRTLYEPPTKLRKDSKFWTLMLTFLGLATLLSIPARAYLFAIAGSKLIERIRAMSFDKIVHMEVGWFDKLENSSGAIGARLSADAATVRTLVGDTLALAVQNAATLVAGLAIAFSACWQLALIILALAPLVGLNGWIQLKFMKGLNADAKVFFALNFAAVGITQYSSLAPDSAKAKSATASVFAILDRKSKIDSSDDSGTTLDLVEGNIVFDHVSFRYPTRPDVQIFHDLCFAVQSGKTVAIVGESGSGKSTLLSLLQRFYDLDSGHILLDGVEIQKLKLRWLRQQMGLVSQEPVLFNDTVRANIAYGKGGDATESEILAAAESANAHQFISGLQQGYDTLVGERGAQLSGGQKQRLAIARAIIKDPKILLFDEATSALDTDSERAVQEALERVMINRTTIVVAHRLSTIKGADMIAVLQDGTIVEKGKHEDLINIKDGFYATLVAFQSA; encoded by the exons ATGGTACCAAAAGGAGGGATGAAAATATCTAATTCAACTGATGCAAGCTCCCATGAACAAGAGGAGAACAATGATTTTCAGAGCAAAAGTAAACAGCAAGACCTGAAGAAGAGGAATAATAGCATGCCTTATCACAAGCTTTTTTCCTTGGCTGACACAGCAGATCTTGCTTTAATGGTTGTGGGCACAATTGCAGCTATTTCTGATGGGGTCTCATTACCTTTGACAACAGTTCTTTTTGGAGATATGATCAACACTTTTGGGAAAACTAGAGACATAAACTATATTGTTCATGAGGTTTCTAAG GTCGCTCTGAAGTTTGTATATTTAGGCATCGCAAATGGCATAGCTTCATTCCTTC AGGTGGCTTGCTGGACGATTACTGGGGAAAGACAAGCTGCACAGATTAGAAACCTGTACTTGAAAGCCATACTTAGACAAGATATTGCATTCTTTGACAAGGAAGCTAACACAGGAGAGGTTATTGCAAAGATATCAGGTGACACTTTTCTAATTCAGGATGCCATGGGTGAAAAG GCTGGAAAATTCATTCAATTGGTATCGTCATTCGTAGGAGGGTTTATAGTAGCATTTGTCCAGGGATGGCAACTTACACTTGTTATGTTGTCCACCATTCCTCCTATGGTGCTTGCTGCTGCAGTCATGGCCACTGTGTTGACCAAGATGGCAGCCCGTGGGCAGACAGCTTATTCAGAAGCAGCAGCCACTGTTGAACAAACAATTGGCTCAATTCGGACA GTTGTATCTTTTACCGGAGAGGAACATGCtataaagaaatacaacaaaagtCTTAAGAGCGCTTACAAGGCCAGTGTTCTGGAAGGCTTGTCTGCAGGAGTAGGCTTGGGTGCAACTTTTGGTATTGTGTTCTTTGGCTATGGTTTAGGAATATGGTTTGGATCTAAAATGATATTGAAGAAAAACTACACTGGTGGAGATGTCATCAATGTGATTTTTGCAGTCATTACAGGCTCCAT GTCCCTAGGCCAGGCCTCCCCATGTACAAGTGCTTTTGCAGCAGGACAAGTGGCAGCTTTCAAGATGTTTGAGACAATCAACAGGAAGCCTGAGATAGATGCTTATGATACCACTGGAACAACTTTGGATGACATTCGTGGAGATATTGAATTAAAGGATGTGTACTTTAGCTATCCAGCTAGACCTCATGAGCAAATACTCAAAGGGTTATCTTTGTTCGTTCAAGGTGGAACATCTGTTGCCTTGGTTGGAGAAAGTGGAAGTGGAAAGTCAACTATCATCAGTCTATTAGAGAGATTTTACGATCCACAAGCTGGTGAGATTCTTATAGATGGAATAAATCTGAAGGAATTCAAGCTGAGATGGATCAGAGGGAAAATTGGACTTGTTAGCCAGGAACCAGTCCTCTTGGCATCTACGATAAGGGAAAACATTGCTTATGGAAAGGATGATGCTACCATTGATGAAATTAAAGCTGCTGCTGATCTAGCCAGTGCTTCCAAATTTATTGATAAATTGCCTCAG GGTCTTGACACCTTGGTTGGAGAGCATGGAATTCAGCTCTCTGGGGGTCAGAAACAAAGAGTTGCAATAGCTAGAGCTGTTCTCAAGGACCCAAGAATCCTACTGCTAGATGAAGCCACCAGCGCTCTTGATGCAGAGTCTGAAAGTATTTTGCAGGAGGCACTTGACCACGCCATGAAAAACAGAACCACTGTTATTGTTGCTCATCGGTTGACAACAGTGAGGAATGCAAATATGATCACTGTAGTTCATCAAGGCTCAatagctgaaaaag GATCCCATGATGAGCTCATTAAGATTCCAAATGGAGCTTATTACCAACTTGTAAGGTTACAGGAAGTGAAACAAGATTCTGATCAACATACTCCAGTTGACCAGGACAACATTTATGCAACTATTGGCCAACAGTTGATTCAAACATCTTCCCAGCTATCAACCAATAGATGGTCATCTGTTGGAAGTGACAGTTTTCACCCATTATCAGAATCTTTTAGGGTGCCTGTTGGACTATTAGAAGCTCCCATGGAGACTTCGCAGTGTGAAGGGTCATTAGAGAAAATTCAAGTACCTGTTAGCCGCCTTGCATCTCTAAATAAACCGGAGATTCCTTTGTTACTATTAGGTACAATTGCTGCTATAATCAGTGGAATATTGCTGCCTATTTTTGGAGCTCTCTTGTCAAGTATAATACGTACCTTGTATGAGCCACCAACAAAGCTTCGTAAGGATTCAAAATTTTGGACATTGATGTTGACTTTCCTTGGTTTGGCAACCTTGCTGTCGATTCCAGCAAGAGCTTATTTGTTTGCTATTGCTGGGTCCAAGTTAATAGAAAGAATCAGAGCAATGTCATTTGACAAAATTGTTCATATGGAGGTTGGGTGGTTTGACAAACTTGAAAACTCAAGTGGAGCAATTGGAGCAAGGCTTTCAGCAGATGCAGCAACAGTGAGGACTCTTGTTGGTGATACATTGGCACTTGCTGTTCAGAATGCTGCAACATTAGTTGCAGGTTTGGCAATTGCCTTTTCTGCATGTTGGCAGCTGGCTCTAATAATACTGGCATTGGCACCTTTGGTAGGTCTAAATGGATGGATTCAATTAAAATTCATGAAGGGATTGAATGCAGATGCAAAG GTCTTCTTTGCTCTCAACTTTGCGGCAGTAGGAATTACCCAGTATAGCTCCCTAGCACCTGATTCTGCAAAAGCAAAATCTGCTACAGCTTCAGTATTTGCAATACTTGATCGCAAGTCCAAGATTGACTCCAGTGATGATTCTGGCACAACATTAGATTTAGTGGAGGGAAATATTGTATTTGATCATGTCAGCTTCAGATACCCCACAAGGCCTGATGTCCAGATCTTTCATGACTTATGCTTTGCTGTTCAGTCAGGAAAG ACTGTTGCTATTGTTGGCGAAAGTGGAAGTGGGAAATCCACCTTGCTCTCACTGCTCCAGAGATTTTATGACCTTGACTCAGGTCATATATTGCTAGATGGAGTAGAGATACAAAAACTGAAGCTCAGGTGGCTGAGACAACAAATGGGTTTGGTTAGTCAAGAGCCTGTATTGTTCAATGATACTGTTCGGGCCAACATTGCATATGGAAAAGGAGGAGACGCCACCGAGTCAGAGATATTAGCTGCTGCTGAGTCCGCGAATGCGCACCAGTTCATAAGTGGATTGCAGCAG GGCTACGACACTTTAGTTGGGGAACGTGGTGCCCAATTATCAGGTGGCCAGAAGCAACGATTGGCGATAGCACGTGCCATTATAAAGGACCCAAAGATCCTGCTGTTCGATGAGGCTACCAGTGCACTCGACACGGACTCTGAGCGTGCAGTTCAAGAGGCACTTGAAAGGGTGATGATCAACCGCACCACAATCGTAGTTGCACATAGATTGTCAACCATTAAAGGTGCCGATATGATTGCAGTACTCCAAGATGGCACGATCGTGGAGAAGGGCAAACATGAAGATCTGATCAACATTAAGGATGGGTTTTATGCAACCCTAGTAGCATTTCAGTCAGCGTAG